One stretch of Chloroflexota bacterium DNA includes these proteins:
- a CDS encoding cupin domain-containing protein — MPYQVFDYRTDVKSLFFTSRIRSRFLKMEPGEVARRHSHDLGHEIFLILEGICDMEIDGQTERLLPGQMCVAWAHQMHQASNPGTVPMTMYLSVTPHVEPTHTHYDQETGEQLPPRYNPPGSFDQPDRVAGVPTVELAERQLQAFRQFAETVRAAAAAHEQGIAALTAAAEADDQAGVVAAMDGLWAHVRASHDRLDAMTNAWNDLAPRAADRP; from the coding sequence ATGCCGTATCAGGTGTTCGACTACCGTACCGATGTCAAGAGTCTGTTCTTCACCTCGCGGATTCGGAGCCGCTTCCTCAAGATGGAGCCGGGCGAGGTGGCCCGACGCCACAGCCACGATCTCGGGCACGAGATCTTCCTGATTCTGGAAGGCATCTGCGATATGGAGATCGACGGGCAGACCGAGCGGCTCCTGCCCGGGCAGATGTGCGTAGCCTGGGCGCATCAGATGCATCAGGCCAGCAACCCGGGTACCGTCCCGATGACGATGTATCTCTCGGTGACGCCGCACGTCGAGCCGACCCACACCCACTACGACCAGGAGACGGGCGAGCAGCTGCCGCCCCGCTACAATCCGCCCGGCTCGTTCGATCAGCCGGACCGGGTGGCCGGCGTCCCGACCGTCGAGCTTGCCGAGCGCCAGCTCCAGGCGTTCCGCCAGTTCGCCGAGACCGTGCGGGCGGCTGCCGCGGCCCACGAGCAGGGTATCGCGGCGCTCACGGCAGCTGCCGAGGCTGATGACCAGGCCGGCGTCGTCGCCGCGATGGATGGCCTGTGGGCGCACGTCCGCGCCAGCCACGATCGGCTCGACGCCATGACGAACGCCTGGAACGACCTCGCGCCGCGAGCGGCCGACCGCCCGTAG
- the odhB gene encoding 2-oxoglutarate dehydrogenase complex dihydrolipoyllysine-residue succinyltransferase translates to MPVEVRVPTLGESVNEATVASWLKHEGDIVEAGEPLVELETDKVNVDVAAERSGVLTRIIRAAGETVQPGDVLAEVADPGAASASAPAAAPALADAEASAPAPSEPAAATASAADRPHASPVARRMADEHQVDLGQITGSGTGGRVTREDVEQYLAQQRPAAPVPSAAAAAAPTPTAGARPADPRGEERTRMSRRRQTIAMRLLEAQRTAAMLTTFNEVDMSGVMSLRSARREEFQKRHGIGLGFMSFFTKAAVAALRAFPNINAEIQGDEIVRKKYYDIGIAVAASEGLVVPIVRDADRKGFAEIERTIVQLAEKARNNTLTLDDLRGGTFTITNGGVFGSLLSTPILSPPQVGILGMHKIQQRPIAVNNEVVIRPMMYLALSYDHRIVDGQEAVQFLVRIKELIEDPTALLLDS, encoded by the coding sequence ATGCCGGTTGAGGTTCGCGTCCCGACGCTTGGCGAGTCGGTGAACGAGGCTACTGTCGCCTCCTGGCTCAAGCACGAGGGCGACATCGTCGAAGCCGGCGAGCCGCTCGTCGAGCTGGAGACCGACAAGGTAAACGTCGACGTGGCTGCCGAGCGCTCCGGGGTGCTGACCAGGATCATCCGCGCGGCCGGCGAGACGGTCCAGCCGGGCGACGTGCTGGCGGAGGTGGCCGATCCTGGCGCAGCGTCCGCGAGCGCGCCAGCCGCGGCCCCCGCCCTGGCCGACGCCGAAGCCTCCGCTCCCGCGCCATCTGAGCCGGCCGCGGCGACCGCCAGCGCTGCCGACCGGCCGCACGCCTCACCCGTGGCGCGGCGGATGGCAGACGAGCATCAGGTCGATCTCGGGCAGATCACCGGCAGTGGAACCGGCGGCCGGGTCACGCGCGAGGACGTGGAGCAGTACCTCGCGCAGCAGCGCCCGGCTGCGCCTGTTCCGTCCGCTGCGGCGGCGGCTGCCCCGACGCCCACCGCCGGCGCCCGCCCGGCCGACCCGCGCGGCGAGGAGCGGACGCGGATGTCCCGTCGCCGCCAGACCATCGCGATGCGGCTGCTGGAGGCCCAGCGTACGGCGGCCATGCTCACCACCTTCAACGAGGTGGATATGAGCGGCGTCATGTCCCTGCGCTCGGCCCGCCGCGAGGAGTTCCAGAAACGGCACGGCATCGGGCTGGGCTTCATGTCCTTCTTCACCAAGGCGGCCGTCGCGGCGCTCAGGGCGTTCCCGAACATCAACGCCGAGATCCAGGGCGACGAGATCGTTCGGAAGAAGTACTACGACATCGGCATCGCCGTGGCGGCGAGTGAAGGGCTGGTCGTGCCGATCGTGCGTGACGCCGACCGCAAGGGCTTCGCGGAGATCGAGCGCACCATCGTGCAACTGGCCGAGAAGGCCCGTAACAACACGCTGACGTTGGACGATCTGCGCGGCGGCACCTTCACGATCACGAACGGCGGCGTCTTCGGCTCGCTGCTCTCCACCCCGATCCTCAGCCCGCCGCAGGTCGGCATTCTGGGGATGCACAAGATCCAGCAGCGGCCCATCGCCGTCAACAACGAGGTCGTGATCCGCCCGATGATGTACCTGGCGCTCTCCTACGATCACCGCATCGTGGATGGCCAGGAGGCGGTCCAGTTCCTGGTGCGAATCAAGGAGCTGATCGAAGACCCGACGGCGCTGCTGCTGGACTCGTGA
- a CDS encoding phytanoyl-CoA dioxygenase family protein: MPGLTAAQLEQFNREGYLVVENVLDPVADIQPLFAEYSAVLDGIVDRLVAEGTLRERYENLSFADRLTQVCMDARRVFSSNFDISLPQKGIKYDTPMHVGPAVFRLLTSPRLLDVVESIIGPEVYSNPVQHIRTKLPPKVFKNGAQGNGLVSKIEWHQDNGVVLPEADEATILTVWLPLTDATEANGCMQVIPRSHVEGLKDHCPLDQLRIPEMLFDTNLAKPLPMKAGGALLMNQQTIHSSLDNVTEDQVRISFDLRYQPIGQPTGRPSFPGFVARSRVHPEQVLDDPAAWAKLWLDTREHLARLEDPSYNRWSADAPVCA, translated from the coding sequence ATGCCCGGCCTGACCGCCGCGCAGTTGGAGCAGTTCAACCGTGAAGGCTACCTCGTCGTCGAGAACGTGCTCGACCCGGTGGCCGATATCCAACCCCTCTTCGCCGAGTATTCGGCAGTCCTCGACGGCATCGTGGATCGGCTGGTGGCCGAGGGGACGCTGCGCGAGCGCTACGAGAACCTGAGCTTCGCCGACCGCCTCACCCAGGTCTGCATGGACGCCCGGCGAGTGTTCTCGAGCAACTTCGACATCAGCCTGCCCCAGAAGGGCATCAAGTACGACACCCCGATGCATGTCGGGCCGGCCGTCTTCCGGCTGCTGACCTCGCCGCGCCTGCTCGACGTGGTGGAGAGCATCATCGGGCCGGAGGTCTACTCGAACCCGGTCCAGCACATCCGCACCAAGCTGCCGCCGAAGGTCTTCAAGAACGGGGCGCAGGGGAACGGCCTCGTCAGCAAGATCGAGTGGCACCAGGACAACGGCGTCGTGCTGCCGGAGGCCGACGAGGCGACCATCCTGACGGTCTGGCTGCCCCTGACCGACGCGACCGAGGCGAACGGCTGCATGCAGGTGATCCCGCGCAGCCACGTCGAGGGTCTCAAGGACCACTGCCCGCTCGACCAGCTCCGCATCCCCGAGATGCTGTTCGACACCAACCTGGCGAAGCCGCTGCCGATGAAGGCCGGCGGCGCCCTGCTGATGAACCAGCAGACGATCCACTCCTCGCTGGACAACGTGACCGAGGATCAGGTCCGGATCAGCTTCGACCTGCGCTACCAGCCCATCGGCCAGCCGACCGGCCGGCCGAGCTTCCCGGGCTTCGTGGCGCGGAGCCGGGTCCACCCGGAGCAGGTGCTCGACGACCCGGCCGCCTGGGCGAAGCTGTGGCTCGACACCCGCGAGCACCTCGCCCGGCTGGAAGACCCATCGTACAACCGCTGGAGCGCCGACGCGCCGGTCTGCGCGTAG
- a CDS encoding Gfo/Idh/MocA family oxidoreductase, whose protein sequence is MASTRLKIGIIGCGAIAQVQHLPHLRELPDDFEIAGLCDLSKGLMARLGQEYGVSPERQFQDYRDLLASDVEAVIVCPSGTHAPASIAAAEAGKHVFVEKPMCVTVAEADAMVAAAERAGVILQVGYMKRHEPAYQFAQARIKAIPDVRFIQVNHLHPDNSLHLAEFNLHTFDDFPPGARDAVRAEHRRLVAEALGLPSAPDDIVQAFSLVLGSLIHDLGNLYGCFGPPERVVSTEIWGGGRAITIVLQYAGDIRAVVSWVDLPELQDFDETFEVYGSRDRVIVSFPTGFSRGLPTHVTVKGMDEDGTPWTKGYAWHDNPFKIEIRHFRESILAGRQPITPGRDARDDIALTRDIILAYLNR, encoded by the coding sequence GTGGCCAGCACCCGGTTGAAGATCGGCATCATTGGCTGTGGCGCCATCGCCCAGGTTCAGCACCTTCCGCATCTCCGTGAGCTGCCTGATGACTTCGAGATCGCGGGGCTCTGCGACCTCTCAAAGGGCCTGATGGCCCGGCTGGGCCAGGAGTACGGCGTCTCGCCGGAACGCCAGTTCCAGGACTATCGCGACCTGCTGGCCTCGGATGTCGAGGCGGTGATCGTCTGTCCGTCTGGGACGCATGCCCCGGCCAGCATCGCCGCCGCCGAGGCCGGCAAGCATGTGTTCGTCGAGAAGCCGATGTGCGTGACCGTCGCCGAGGCTGACGCGATGGTCGCTGCCGCCGAGAGGGCCGGCGTGATCCTCCAGGTCGGCTACATGAAGCGGCACGAGCCGGCCTACCAGTTCGCACAGGCGCGGATCAAAGCGATCCCGGATGTCAGGTTCATCCAGGTCAACCACCTGCATCCCGACAACTCGCTGCACCTCGCCGAGTTCAACCTGCACACGTTCGACGATTTCCCGCCCGGCGCGCGGGATGCCGTGCGGGCGGAGCATCGCCGGCTGGTGGCCGAAGCGCTCGGCCTGCCCTCGGCGCCCGACGACATCGTCCAGGCGTTCAGCCTGGTGCTCGGCAGCCTGATTCACGACCTTGGTAACCTGTACGGCTGCTTCGGACCGCCCGAGCGCGTCGTTTCGACGGAGATCTGGGGCGGCGGCCGGGCGATCACCATCGTGCTGCAGTACGCGGGCGACATCCGCGCGGTGGTGAGCTGGGTTGACCTGCCCGAGCTTCAGGATTTCGACGAAACGTTCGAGGTGTACGGCTCGCGGGATCGGGTGATCGTGTCGTTCCCGACCGGGTTCTCGCGTGGCCTGCCGACCCACGTCACGGTCAAGGGCATGGACGAAGACGGGACGCCCTGGACGAAGGGGTACGCCTGGCACGACAACCCGTTCAAGATCGAGATCCGGCACTTCCGTGAGAGTATCCTGGCGGGCCGCCAGCCGATCACGCCCGGCCGAGACGCCCGCGACGATATCGCCCTGACCCGCGACATCATCCTGGCGTACCTGAACCGCTGA
- a CDS encoding DNA-3-methyladenine glycosylase I, whose translation MSAEVAESAAGLDVQVGRCAWAGTDPLYVSYHDDEWGVPVHDDAKLFEMLTLEGAQAGLSWITILRKRENYRAAFDRFDPVRIAEYGEEKIAELLENPGIVRNKLKIRGTVQNARAFLAVQREFGSFDRYIWGFVDGQPIVNRPHGMGDIPAKTAVSDAISKDLKKRGFTFVGSTIVYAHMQATGMVNDHVTSCFRYGQV comes from the coding sequence ATGAGTGCAGAGGTGGCGGAGTCGGCGGCTGGTCTGGACGTACAGGTCGGGCGGTGCGCCTGGGCGGGCACCGACCCGCTCTATGTGTCGTACCACGACGACGAGTGGGGCGTCCCCGTCCACGACGACGCGAAGCTGTTCGAGATGCTGACGCTCGAAGGCGCACAGGCCGGCCTGAGCTGGATCACCATTCTCCGCAAGCGCGAGAACTACCGCGCCGCGTTCGACCGCTTCGACCCGGTCCGCATCGCCGAGTACGGCGAGGAGAAGATCGCCGAGCTGCTGGAGAATCCGGGCATCGTGCGGAACAAGCTCAAGATTCGGGGCACGGTTCAGAACGCCCGCGCCTTCCTGGCCGTGCAGCGCGAGTTCGGCAGCTTCGACCGGTACATCTGGGGCTTTGTGGACGGCCAGCCCATCGTCAACCGTCCCCACGGCATGGGCGACATCCCGGCGAAGACGGCGGTGTCGGACGCCATCAGCAAGGACTTGAAGAAGCGCGGCTTCACGTTTGTCGGCTCGACCATCGTCTACGCACACATGCAGGCGACCGGCATGGTCAACGACCACGTCACGTCGTGCTTCCGGTACGGGCAGGTATGA
- a CDS encoding MoaD/ThiS family protein: protein MDVRFHATLRQAVGGKHVDVDWYDGLTVWGFVTQMIERYPALGPQLLDRDGKLARHVHVMVNGRDAPYLTAGMETPLREQDKIDVFPPVGGG, encoded by the coding sequence GTGGACGTGCGGTTTCACGCGACGCTCAGACAGGCGGTCGGCGGCAAGCACGTGGACGTTGACTGGTACGACGGGTTGACCGTCTGGGGCTTCGTCACGCAGATGATCGAGCGGTACCCGGCGCTCGGGCCGCAGTTGCTCGATCGGGATGGGAAGCTGGCCCGCCACGTTCACGTCATGGTCAACGGGCGCGACGCGCCGTACCTGACGGCTGGCATGGAGACGCCCTTGCGCGAGCAGGACAAGATCGACGTCTTTCCGCCGGTCGGGGGAGGCTGA
- a CDS encoding GNAT family N-acetyltransferase codes for MIEIREANTLSQAEYDQLAELLVAVVDDGASIGFLPPLAPAEADAYWRGVLGPNTVLLLAEEDGAIIGSAQLHLEPRANGNHRAEVAKVMVSPKARRRGLGRALMVRLEDVARRDGRSLLVLDTRDGDPSNDLYRSMGYLDVGKIPGYARSAGGSLHATVFYYKTLA; via the coding sequence ATGATCGAGATTCGCGAGGCCAACACGCTGTCCCAGGCCGAGTACGACCAACTCGCCGAGCTGCTGGTGGCCGTGGTGGACGACGGTGCTTCGATCGGCTTTCTGCCGCCGCTCGCCCCCGCCGAGGCTGATGCGTACTGGCGCGGCGTGCTCGGGCCGAACACCGTGCTCCTGCTGGCCGAGGAGGATGGAGCGATCATCGGGTCGGCCCAGTTGCACCTGGAGCCGCGCGCCAACGGCAACCACCGCGCGGAGGTCGCCAAAGTGATGGTGTCTCCGAAGGCCCGCCGCCGTGGACTGGGACGGGCGCTGATGGTGCGGCTGGAGGACGTCGCGCGGCGCGACGGGCGCTCGCTGCTGGTGCTCGACACGCGCGACGGCGACCCGTCGAACGACCTGTACCGCTCGATGGGTTACCTGGACGTGGGCAAGATCCCGGGCTACGCACGCTCGGCGGGCGGCAGTCTGCACGCGACGGTCTTCTACTACAAGACGCTCGCATAG
- a CDS encoding haloacid dehalogenase type II encodes MSSAGIGSEVKALVFDVFGTVVNWRGSVIKAGEQITRETGLTTDWPRFAEEWRRVGYHEQIAKIRAGTAPYQTTDEFMMDKLQEMLPKYGLNGLSEAQVAWLHKVWHRLDPWADSVEGLTRLKKKFVIATLSNGNVALLTDMAKHGGLPWDAILSAELVQKFKPEPEMYLSSGRFLGLPMHQVMMTAAHLRDLYASREHGMRTGFVRRDAEWGENGQREGEPDREKIDVVATSFVDLAEQLGA; translated from the coding sequence ATGAGCTCGGCAGGCATCGGCAGTGAGGTCAAGGCACTCGTCTTCGACGTGTTCGGGACGGTGGTGAACTGGCGTGGGTCGGTCATCAAAGCCGGAGAGCAGATCACCCGCGAAACCGGCCTGACGACGGACTGGCCGAGGTTTGCCGAGGAGTGGCGGCGGGTCGGCTACCACGAGCAGATCGCGAAGATCCGCGCGGGCACCGCGCCCTACCAGACCACCGATGAGTTCATGATGGACAAGCTTCAGGAGATGCTGCCGAAGTACGGCCTGAACGGTCTGTCCGAGGCGCAGGTGGCCTGGCTGCACAAGGTCTGGCATCGGCTGGACCCGTGGGCGGACTCCGTCGAGGGGCTGACGCGCCTCAAGAAGAAGTTCGTGATCGCTACGCTGTCGAACGGAAACGTCGCGCTGCTGACCGACATGGCGAAGCACGGCGGCCTGCCCTGGGACGCGATCCTCTCGGCTGAGCTGGTGCAGAAGTTCAAGCCCGAGCCGGAGATGTACCTCTCCTCTGGGCGGTTCCTGGGCCTGCCGATGCACCAGGTGATGATGACGGCCGCCCACCTTCGCGACCTCTACGCCTCGCGAGAGCACGGCATGCGAACCGGGTTCGTGCGCCGCGACGCCGAGTGGGGCGAGAACGGCCAGCGCGAAGGCGAGCCGGACCGCGAGAAGATCGACGTGGTGGCGACCAGCTTCGTGGACCTTGCGGAGCAGCTGGGCGCGTAG
- a CDS encoding MFS transporter: protein MDVTPETAGGPHAARPASQSGTGQRISPLAVASWVSYDLANTIFSFNIVSFFLLQWVVNDMGGKDGNYGLANSLSMGLMFVTAPLIGAISDQAGRRMPYLVGTTLACITFTLLLGQGGLWVTLALFVFANYFYQAGLVFYDALLPVVSTPETRGRIGGLGVGVGYVGSFIGIGTGLLLVADNAPVPPLIFQVTGLLFLAFAVPCFLFVHEPKRLDTQPLSMRTLKAAVSELSHTVGRVRHYPGLGRFLFGRMFYADAANTLIAFMGIYITNEIGYSKSQSQLLLLAGIVAGIVGGLGWGPIVDKLGAKRTLDIILWLWLVVFGLVAAIGAFDLPGWLFWIASPVAGIALGGTWTADRPLMLQLAPPRYLGQFYGLYSMVGRFAAITGPLLWWLVADYLALGRPMAVLTLAVWIVVSLVILRGVPNTPHTWRPEDLPVSA, encoded by the coding sequence GTGGATGTGACACCTGAAACAGCGGGCGGGCCACACGCGGCGCGCCCGGCGAGCCAGAGCGGGACCGGCCAGCGCATCTCGCCGCTGGCCGTCGCAAGCTGGGTCTCCTACGACCTTGCCAACACGATCTTCTCGTTCAACATCGTCTCATTCTTCCTGCTCCAGTGGGTCGTCAACGACATGGGCGGCAAGGACGGCAACTACGGCCTTGCCAACAGCCTCTCGATGGGGCTGATGTTCGTCACGGCCCCGCTGATCGGCGCGATCTCCGATCAGGCCGGCCGCCGGATGCCGTATCTGGTCGGCACCACGCTCGCCTGCATCACCTTCACGCTGCTGCTGGGGCAGGGCGGCCTCTGGGTCACCCTCGCGTTGTTCGTCTTCGCGAACTACTTCTACCAGGCAGGCCTCGTCTTCTATGACGCCCTCTTGCCCGTCGTCAGCACGCCGGAGACGCGCGGCCGGATCGGCGGGCTTGGGGTGGGCGTCGGGTACGTCGGATCGTTCATCGGCATCGGGACGGGCCTGCTGCTGGTGGCCGACAACGCCCCGGTGCCGCCGCTGATCTTCCAGGTCACCGGCCTGCTCTTTCTGGCGTTCGCCGTGCCGTGCTTCCTGTTCGTCCACGAGCCGAAGCGCCTCGACACGCAGCCGCTGAGCATGCGGACGCTCAAGGCGGCCGTCTCCGAACTGTCCCACACCGTTGGGCGGGTGCGCCACTATCCGGGCCTGGGGCGCTTCCTGTTTGGCCGCATGTTCTACGCCGACGCCGCCAACACGCTGATCGCGTTCATGGGCATCTACATCACCAACGAGATCGGCTACAGCAAGAGTCAGAGCCAGCTGCTGCTGCTGGCGGGCATCGTGGCAGGGATTGTCGGCGGCCTCGGGTGGGGACCGATCGTCGACAAGCTCGGGGCGAAGCGGACCCTCGACATCATCCTCTGGCTGTGGCTCGTCGTGTTCGGGCTGGTGGCCGCCATCGGGGCGTTCGATCTGCCGGGCTGGCTGTTCTGGATCGCCAGCCCGGTGGCCGGCATCGCGCTGGGCGGCACCTGGACCGCCGACCGTCCGCTGATGCTCCAATTGGCGCCGCCGCGCTACCTGGGCCAGTTCTACGGGCTCTACTCGATGGTCGGGCGGTTCGCCGCCATCACCGGGCCGCTGCTCTGGTGGCTGGTGGCGGACTACCTGGCGCTCGGCCGCCCGATGGCCGTGCTGACGCTGGCCGTGTGGATCGTCGTGTCGTTGGTCATCTTGCGCGGTGTCCCGAACACTCCGCACACCTGGAGACCGGAAGACCTGCCCGTCTCCGCCTGA
- a CDS encoding LLM class flavin-dependent oxidoreductase — protein MVPLSILDLVPVPRGSAPGDALQNSLDLVRHAERLGYTRYWVAEHHNSPGIASAATSVVIGFLAGGTKTIRVGSGGIMLPNHSPIVIAEQFGTLESLYPGRIDLGLGRAPGTDGYTIRAMRRNPMAAENFPRDVQELQALMGSVQEGQIIQAVPGADTNVPLWILGSSTYGAQLAGILGLPYAFASHFAPDLLMEALDLYRQRFKPSVQLEQPYAMVGLPVVAAETDAEAQHLFTSTLQSSTNQLRNTRGQLPPPTDDIDSYWTLQEKAQVMHKLQYAIVGSKETVRAGLERIVQQTGASELMLVSAIWDHAARVRSLEIVAEAVGGLHADGIGRPEPSVAATV, from the coding sequence ATGGTCCCCCTCTCCATCCTCGATCTGGTTCCGGTCCCACGTGGCTCCGCGCCCGGTGATGCCCTCCAGAACAGCCTCGACCTCGTGCGGCACGCCGAGCGGCTCGGGTACACGCGCTACTGGGTGGCCGAGCATCACAACAGCCCGGGCATCGCCAGTGCCGCGACCTCCGTCGTGATCGGGTTCCTGGCCGGTGGCACGAAGACGATCCGGGTCGGCTCAGGCGGCATCATGCTGCCGAACCACTCGCCCATCGTGATCGCCGAGCAGTTTGGGACGCTCGAATCGCTCTATCCGGGCCGCATCGACCTCGGGCTGGGGCGGGCGCCCGGCACGGACGGCTACACGATCCGCGCGATGCGCCGGAACCCGATGGCCGCCGAGAACTTCCCACGCGACGTGCAGGAGCTTCAGGCGTTGATGGGGTCCGTGCAGGAAGGCCAGATCATCCAGGCGGTCCCCGGCGCCGACACCAACGTGCCGCTCTGGATTCTGGGGTCCAGTACCTACGGCGCGCAGCTGGCGGGCATCCTCGGACTGCCCTACGCCTTCGCCTCGCACTTCGCGCCGGACCTGCTGATGGAGGCGCTCGACCTCTACCGGCAGCGGTTCAAGCCGTCCGTGCAGCTCGAGCAGCCGTACGCGATGGTCGGCCTGCCCGTCGTCGCGGCTGAGACGGACGCCGAGGCCCAGCACCTGTTCACCTCAACGCTGCAGTCCAGCACCAACCAGCTGCGAAACACCCGGGGCCAGTTGCCGCCGCCCACCGACGACATCGACAGCTATTGGACCCTGCAGGAGAAGGCGCAGGTGATGCACAAGCTCCAGTACGCCATCGTCGGTTCGAAGGAGACGGTGCGGGCGGGCCTGGAGCGGATTGTCCAGCAGACAGGGGCCAGTGAGCTGATGCTGGTCAGCGCGATCTGGGACCACGCGGCGCGAGTGCGCTCGCTGGAGATCGTGGCCGAGGCGGTGGGTGGCCTGCATGCTGACGGGATTGGCCGTCCCGAGCCGTCTGTCGCCGCGACGGTCTGA
- a CDS encoding LLM class flavin-dependent oxidoreductase produces MITRFGSLYAGAVDLDDYGYEATPVNDRWLSDERLNTVYEKAEAIAKLMDRSGYSTFWMAEHHFQREGYECIPNVLMMAVHLTHLTTRLKIGCGFNIAPMWHPVRLAEDYAMADILTKGRVVFGVGRGYHTREVEVFGAPMLDQDANRELFEEQVELILKAFNQRAFSHQGKHYTVPPPVPYRGYNVQEITLVPRPITRPVDCYQPIVSASPRGLDFMARNGMKGIMGGGAAIGGGSERTAVAWRDALARNGRETELGGDLIVGLTVHIADSQEAGIREATPYYEEWVKMFAPLGFVRGLNEAQVAAAASPATARTGNLPTMQDQIASGAWLVGSPEQIAEQIADIQDRWPGLQEVNIGHPVGMPKAIVLEQLERFAQEVMPKFTRQPVAAG; encoded by the coding sequence ATGATCACCCGGTTCGGCAGTCTGTACGCTGGGGCCGTGGATCTTGACGACTACGGCTACGAAGCGACGCCGGTCAACGACCGCTGGCTCTCGGACGAGCGTCTGAACACCGTCTACGAGAAGGCCGAAGCCATCGCGAAGCTGATGGACCGCAGCGGCTACTCGACGTTCTGGATGGCCGAGCACCATTTCCAGCGCGAGGGGTACGAGTGCATCCCGAACGTCCTGATGATGGCCGTCCACCTCACCCACCTGACGACGCGGCTCAAGATCGGGTGCGGCTTCAACATCGCGCCGATGTGGCACCCGGTCCGCCTGGCCGAAGATTACGCGATGGCCGACATCCTGACGAAGGGCCGGGTCGTGTTCGGCGTGGGGCGCGGCTACCACACCCGTGAGGTCGAGGTGTTCGGCGCCCCGATGCTCGACCAGGACGCCAACCGCGAGTTGTTCGAGGAGCAGGTTGAGCTGATCCTGAAAGCGTTCAACCAGCGGGCGTTCTCCCACCAGGGGAAGCACTACACGGTGCCGCCGCCCGTCCCCTACCGTGGCTACAACGTGCAGGAAATCACCCTGGTCCCCCGCCCGATCACCCGCCCGGTCGACTGCTACCAGCCTATCGTCAGCGCCAGTCCGCGCGGGCTGGACTTCATGGCCCGCAACGGCATGAAGGGCATCATGGGCGGCGGCGCGGCCATCGGCGGCGGCAGCGAGCGGACGGCGGTCGCGTGGCGAGACGCCCTGGCCCGGAACGGTCGGGAGACGGAGCTTGGCGGCGACCTGATCGTCGGGCTGACGGTCCACATCGCCGACAGCCAGGAGGCCGGCATCCGCGAGGCCACCCCGTACTACGAGGAGTGGGTCAAGATGTTCGCGCCGCTCGGCTTCGTGCGCGGCTTGAACGAGGCCCAGGTCGCGGCGGCGGCCTCGCCGGCCACGGCGCGGACCGGCAACCTCCCGACGATGCAGGATCAGATCGCGTCGGGCGCGTGGCTGGTCGGCTCACCGGAGCAGATCGCCGAGCAGATCGCCGACATTCAGGACCGCTGGCCGGGCCTGCAGGAGGTCAATATCGGGCACCCGGTCGGCATGCCGAAGGCCATTGTGCTGGAGCAGCTTGAGCGGTTCGCCCAGGAGGTCATGCCGAAGTTCACGCGGCAGCCGGTGGCGGCAGGGTAA